A window from Azoarcus sp. DD4 encodes these proteins:
- a CDS encoding thioredoxin domain-containing protein yields the protein MKQKTVFLGAVVLLLLVFAVATMNHKAETAEQTEQVVDRNRDRLIRMHSPTLGNMQAKVVIVEFLDPACETCRSFYPLVKQMMAANPNDIRLVLRYAPFHEGSEDVVAVLEAARKQGKLWPALEALLASQAEWAPHHTAQVDLVWKHLEGLGLDLARMRADMAAPEIARVIEQDLADAQALNVTKTPEFFVNGQPLPRFGYEPLKQLVNSALTEASRTRQDGR from the coding sequence ATGAAGCAAAAGACCGTGTTTCTTGGCGCCGTCGTACTACTGCTGCTTGTGTTCGCCGTCGCAACGATGAACCACAAGGCTGAAACGGCCGAGCAAACGGAGCAAGTGGTCGATCGCAATCGAGACCGCCTGATTCGGATGCATTCGCCGACGCTTGGCAACATGCAGGCGAAGGTCGTCATCGTTGAATTTCTCGATCCCGCGTGCGAAACCTGTCGTAGTTTCTATCCGTTGGTGAAGCAAATGATGGCGGCGAACCCGAACGACATTCGCCTTGTCCTGCGTTACGCGCCGTTCCATGAGGGATCGGAAGACGTTGTTGCCGTGCTCGAGGCTGCGCGCAAGCAGGGCAAACTCTGGCCGGCACTCGAGGCACTGCTCGCGTCGCAGGCAGAGTGGGCACCCCATCATACGGCGCAGGTGGATCTCGTTTGGAAGCATCTCGAAGGGTTGGGGCTCGATCTTGCGCGAATGCGCGCGGATATGGCCGCGCCAGAAATCGCACGCGTCATCGAGCAGGATCTTGCTGACGCGCAGGCGCTTAACGTCACGAAGACACCTGAGTTCTTCGTGAATGGGCAGCCGTTGCCGCGCTTTGGATACGAACCGCTCAAGCAGTTGGTAAACAGTGCGCTGACGGAAGCCTCACGAACCCGGCAAGACGGACGATGA
- a CDS encoding disulfide bond formation protein B, producing the protein MATTEINSTSTETTTGWTIIFVAWLIASASTLGALFFGEIMKLPTCSLCWYQRIFMFPLALILPMGLFPFDWKVIRYSLPLAVIGGLVAVFHQLLVAGVIPEDVRPCAQGVPCSQTVIEWFGFLTIPLLSVIAFSIIITLLIWAYLRSSK; encoded by the coding sequence ATGGCTACAACCGAAATCAACTCGACGAGCACTGAAACCACAACAGGTTGGACGATCATTTTCGTCGCGTGGCTAATCGCGAGTGCATCGACGCTTGGAGCCTTGTTTTTCGGTGAAATCATGAAGCTTCCGACTTGCTCGCTGTGCTGGTACCAACGCATTTTCATGTTTCCGCTCGCACTGATTCTTCCAATGGGGCTGTTTCCGTTCGACTGGAAAGTTATTCGCTATTCCCTGCCGCTGGCCGTCATTGGCGGATTGGTCGCGGTGTTCCATCAACTTCTCGTCGCCGGTGTGATCCCTGAGGATGTCCGTCCCTGCGCGCAGGGTGTCCCGTGCTCGCAGACGGTCATCGAATGGTTCGGCTTCCTGACGATCCCGCTGCTGTCGGTCATCGCCTTCTCGATCATCATCACTTTGCTAATCTGGGCCTATCTTCGGAGTTCTAAATGA
- a CDS encoding disulfide bond formation protein B, with the protein MNIHERPSADDLFGISWMLVLVGWSIAALSMIRALYLSEYLRIEPCVICWYLRLFMFPLTPVLMVGLFLFDRHVVFYALPLASAGWLISVIHLLQTSVTTPVEAASCSPIMPCSETQIMWMGFVAVPLLWVAVFSVINVLLIAAHFSRATSREYAA; encoded by the coding sequence ATGAACATCCACGAGCGCCCATCGGCGGATGACCTTTTCGGCATCAGCTGGATGCTGGTTTTGGTGGGTTGGTCGATCGCCGCCCTGTCGATGATCCGCGCGCTTTACCTGAGTGAATACCTACGAATTGAGCCCTGCGTCATTTGCTGGTATCTGCGCCTCTTCATGTTTCCGCTAACTCCGGTCCTCATGGTGGGGCTGTTCCTCTTCGACCGGCACGTCGTGTTCTATGCACTGCCTCTGGCGAGCGCCGGATGGCTCATCTCCGTTATCCATCTGCTGCAGACCTCAGTAACGACGCCGGTCGAGGCGGCCTCTTGCTCGCCGATCATGCCGTGTAGCGAGACGCAGATCATGTGGATGGGTTTCGTTGCGGTTCCGCTGCTGTGGGTGGCCGTCTTTTCGGTCATCAATGTGCTCCTGATCGCGGCACACTTCAGCCGCGCAACTTCCCGGGAGTATGCTGCCTAG